The following coding sequences lie in one Apium graveolens cultivar Ventura chromosome 3, ASM990537v1, whole genome shotgun sequence genomic window:
- the LOC141713392 gene encoding uncharacterized protein LOC141713392 translates to MVEPSVDQEQQLTDIAVNVTKEDDQLKEHEVSIGKRKRGRRPRKLLKSLEVRQENVDKKLTENSEVSQQSEGNKLDKSPKISRLNGSVAPADMAMEVVFPVVVGLKAAELHGSVCNKEKPGVDKMILNGSADPKNKLRWKIKVHHMEKVKLQSRNVQASVEHHEKALSERELR, encoded by the exons ATGGTAGAGCCCTCAGTGGACCAGGAGCAGCAACTTACTGATATAGCAGTGAATGTGACCAAG GAGGATGATCAACTAAAAGAGCACGAAGTAAGTattggaaaaagaaaaaggggaAGGCGACCCAGGAAGTTGTTAAAAAGTCTCGAAGTTCGTCAGGAGAATGTAGATAAAAAATTGACAGAAAACTCTGAAGTTAGTCAGCAGAGTGAAGGCAATAAGTTGGACAAAAGCCCTAAAATTAGTCGACTGAATGGGAGTGTTGCTCCTGCAGACATGGCTATGGAAGTTGTGTTTCCTGTAGTAGTGGGACTAAAAGCAGCAGAGCTGCATGGTTCTGTATGTAACAAGGAAAAGCCCGGTGTTGATAAAATGATCTTAAACGGTTCAGCAGATCCAAAAAATAAATTAAGATGGAAGATAAAAGTTCATCATATGGAAAAAGTTAAATTGCAAAGCAGAAATGTGCAAGCTTCAGTTGAACATCATGAAAAGGCTTTATCAGAGAGAGAACTACGATGA